The sequence below is a genomic window from Streptosporangium lutulentum.
GTCGGCGCGGTCCAGCCCGTGAGCACGTTCCGTGCGTCGGCACGCAGGCTCACGTGCCGTCGCCCTTGTCTCCGCGGCCCTTTCCGTCGCCGTCCTCGCCGTCCTCGCCGCTCTCACCGCGTTCGTCGCGCTCGGAGGAAGGATCCTGCCCGGGGGCGTCCAGGAACGACAGGTCGAGCTCGGGCTCGCCCCTGACGAAGCCCTCGGGGTTGTCGAGGTCGTCGGCGGTGGGCATCAGGTCGGGGTGGCTCCAGACCGCGTCCCGGCCGTCCACACCCCGGTCCGCCTCCAGCGCCTGCCACAGAGCGGCGGCCTCGCGCAGACGGCGGGGACGCAGTTCGAGGCCGACGAGGGTGGCGAAGGTCTGCTCGGCGGGGCCACCGGTCGCCCTGCGGCGCCGTACGGTCTCCGCCAGCGCGGTCGCGGACGGGAGCTTGCCGTCGGCGGCGCCGTCCACCACGGTGCCGACCCAGCCCTCGACCAGGGCGAGCATGGTCTCCAGCCGGGACAGGGCGGCCTTCTGACGCTCGGTCTCCTCGGGCTTGAGCAGGTTGCCGCCGCTCAGCGCCTGCTGGAGCTGCTCGGGGTTGTTGATGTCGAGTCCGCGAAGCTGCTCCTCCAGGGCGGACGCGTCGACCGTGATGCCCCTGGCGTACTCCTCCACGGCGCCGAGCAGATGCGTGCGCAGCCATGGCACGTGCTGGAAGAGCCGGTGGTGGGCCGCCTCGCGGAGGGCGAGGTACAGGCGGATCTCCTCGGCGGGAGTCTCCAGGCCCTCGCTGAACGCGGCGATGCCCCCCGGCAGCAGGGCGGCGTTGTCGGACAGCGGCAGGCCGATGTCGGTGGAGCCGACCACCTCGCGGGCGAGGGAGCCGATGGCCTGGCCGATCTGCTGGCCGACCATCATGCCGCCCATCTGCTTCATCATGCCCATCAGCGGCCCGGCCATGGCCTGGGCCTCGGCGGGCAGGCCCGCGGCGCCGAGTGTGCCGCTCATGGTCTCGACCATGCGGGCGGCGATGGGGTCGCAGAGTTTCTGCCAGACGGGGACGGTCTTCTCGATCCATTCGGACCTGCTCCACGCCTGTGGGTTGCTCACCCCGCTCGGCAGTGCGGTGGCCTCGTTGAGCCACAGGTCGGCGAGATTCAGGGCGTCGACGATCTGGCGCCGCTCGCCTTCCATGACACTCGGGTCGCCCTCGGCGACCACGACGTGCCGTGCGATGTTCTTCGCCATGTCCCAATTGACGGGACCGGAGCTCGGTGGGGCGGAGAGCATGTCCGCGAACTGCCGCATGGCCGCTGCGATCTGCTCCGGGTTGCCGAACATGGCGAACGGATTTTCGTTGGGGTCGTTTTCCCGACCTGGCAAGTCAGTCACCGCTCTACCTCGTGCAGGATGGAGGAGTCCACATCCGCCACGTTATCCGTCGCATGGCGGGTCAGTGCAAAGTGAGGACCCGGTGCCTACCTCGAAACGCTCCCGGCCCCCGGTCGTCGCCGTCACCGGCGCGGCCTCGGGTATCGGCCGTGCCTTCGTCTCGAAAGTCGCCTCGTCTGCGGATTTTCGCAGAGTCGTGGCCATCGACGAGCAGCGCGGCGACGTGCCCGACGTCACGTGGCGGGTGCTCGACGTCCGAGATCCGCTCTTGGCGAACCGGATCTCCGACATCGATGTGCTCGTTCATTTGTCCGCCGACTACACACTCGACGCGGACCCCGCGGAACGGCGCGCCTACAACCTGCGCGCGGCTCAGACGGTGCTCACCGCCAGCGCCGCCGCCCGGGTGCGCCGTGTGGTGCTCGTCACCAGTGCCATGGTGTACGGCGCGGTCCCCGACAATCCCGTCCCGCTGCCGGAAGACTCCGCGGTGGCCGCCGAACCCGATACCGGCGTGGTCGGTGACCACCTGGAGATCGAGGCGCTGGCCCGGCGGTCGCTGCGCAGCCATCCGGGTCTCGACGTGACCGTGATCCGCCCCGCCGCCGTGGTCGGCCCCGGGGTGGACAGCGTGGTCACCCGGCACTTCGAGGCGCCCAGGCTGCTCAGCGTCAAGGGCTGCAGCCCCCGTTGGCAGTTCTGCCATGTGGACGACCTGGTCTCAGCGCT
It includes:
- a CDS encoding zinc-dependent metalloprotease, which gives rise to MTDLPGRENDPNENPFAMFGNPEQIAAAMRQFADMLSAPPSSGPVNWDMAKNIARHVVVAEGDPSVMEGERRQIVDALNLADLWLNEATALPSGVSNPQAWSRSEWIEKTVPVWQKLCDPIAARMVETMSGTLGAAGLPAEAQAMAGPLMGMMKQMGGMMVGQQIGQAIGSLAREVVGSTDIGLPLSDNAALLPGGIAAFSEGLETPAEEIRLYLALREAAHHRLFQHVPWLRTHLLGAVEEYARGITVDASALEEQLRGLDINNPEQLQQALSGGNLLKPEETERQKAALSRLETMLALVEGWVGTVVDGAADGKLPSATALAETVRRRRATGGPAEQTFATLVGLELRPRRLREAAALWQALEADRGVDGRDAVWSHPDLMPTADDLDNPEGFVRGEPELDLSFLDAPGQDPSSERDERGESGEDGEDGDGKGRGDKGDGT
- a CDS encoding NAD-dependent epimerase/dehydratase family protein, with product MPTSKRSRPPVVAVTGAASGIGRAFVSKVASSADFRRVVAIDEQRGDVPDVTWRVLDVRDPLLANRISDIDVLVHLSADYTLDADPAERRAYNLRAAQTVLTASAAARVRRVVLVTSAMVYGAVPDNPVPLPEDSAVAAEPDTGVVGDHLEIEALARRSLRSHPGLDVTVIRPAAVVGPGVDSVVTRHFEAPRLLSVKGCSPRWQFCHVDDLVSALEMAALGAVSGVVAVGGEGWLEQEQVEEISGLRRLELPAGLTFGTAQRLHRLGITPAPAADLHYVVYPWVVDCAALREAGWKPLWTNAAALEQLLELGEGRHAVVGRRLSGKDATITAAAGATVAVLGTAAIVAAARKKRRP